A section of the Roseomonas marmotae genome encodes:
- a CDS encoding fasciclin domain-containing protein, whose amino-acid sequence MTLKRRALLGATLTTTLAAPAVLRAQVPSMVNIADTLARVPQFSRFLELAQRGGELDRLRGTQQLTVFVPVNAAIEQQPGLMQDLMGMGSGSQAGTADQFRLGALLTHHMLPGVGTVQSLTGRVQDMPTINGGLVRLDGTATPPTIAVARPSGGPSSNFGTGAGGQSLQPPARIIMPDLMASNGIVHGIDNLLIP is encoded by the coding sequence ATGACCTTGAAACGCCGTGCCCTTCTGGGCGCCACGCTGACGACGACCCTGGCGGCGCCGGCCGTGCTGCGGGCGCAGGTCCCCTCCATGGTCAATATCGCCGATACGCTGGCCAGGGTGCCGCAGTTCTCGCGCTTCCTGGAACTGGCGCAACGGGGCGGCGAGCTGGACCGGCTGCGCGGCACGCAGCAGCTGACGGTCTTCGTGCCGGTCAATGCGGCGATCGAGCAGCAGCCGGGCCTGATGCAGGACCTGATGGGCATGGGTTCCGGCAGCCAGGCCGGCACGGCCGACCAGTTCCGCCTGGGCGCGCTGCTGACCCATCACATGCTGCCGGGCGTGGGCACGGTGCAGAGCCTGACCGGCAGGGTGCAGGACATGCCCACCATCAATGGCGGCCTGGTCCGGCTCGATGGCACGGCCACGCCACCCACGATCGCCGTCGCCCGGCCCTCGGGCGGCCCTTCCAGTAACTTCGGCACCGGCGCCGGCGGTCAGAGCCTGCAACCCCCCGCCCGCATCATCATGCCGGACCTGATGGCCAGCAACGGCATCGTGCATGGCATCGACAACCTGCTGATCCCCTGA
- a CDS encoding phosphoribosyltransferase: MEQPPEYWQHYEAEPLPAPFTTAATARMPDGRWLRLPLRDYGAIAVTGFIANQASFAVLRPVHAWMAAAARDFGAEVVVGLPTLGHVFGGPVAEALGHPNWVAPGYSRKKWYEEALSVPTASSTAPDARRMWLDPRLLGRLRGRRVLLVDDVISTGSSSLAGLALLEKAGVRPVGLCVAMAQGDRWRATWPEDVPVAAAFATPLYRRQEGGWMPDEASRPQVRLPVEETV, encoded by the coding sequence ATGGAACAGCCTCCGGAATACTGGCAGCACTACGAGGCGGAGCCGCTGCCGGCACCCTTCACCACCGCCGCCACGGCCCGCATGCCGGATGGGCGCTGGCTGCGCCTGCCGCTGCGCGATTACGGCGCCATCGCCGTGACCGGCTTCATCGCCAACCAGGCCTCCTTCGCCGTGCTGCGGCCGGTCCATGCCTGGATGGCGGCGGCGGCGCGGGATTTCGGGGCCGAGGTGGTGGTGGGGTTGCCGACGCTCGGCCATGTCTTCGGCGGGCCGGTGGCCGAGGCGCTGGGGCACCCCAACTGGGTCGCGCCCGGCTATTCCCGCAAGAAGTGGTACGAGGAGGCGCTCTCCGTGCCCACCGCATCCTCGACCGCGCCGGATGCGCGGCGGATGTGGCTGGACCCCCGGCTGCTGGGGCGGCTGCGGGGCCGGCGCGTGCTGCTGGTAGATGACGTGATCAGCACCGGCTCCTCCTCCCTCGCGGGGCTGGCGCTGCTGGAGAAGGCGGGCGTGCGGCCGGTCGGGCTTTGCGTCGCCATGGCGCAGGGGGACCGCTGGCGCGCCACCTGGCCGGAGGACGTGCCGGTGGCCGCCGCCTTCGCCACGCCCCTCTACCGCCGCCAGGAAGGCGGATGGATGCCCGATGAGGCCAGCCGGCCCCAGGTGCGGCTGCCGGTGGAGGAGACGGTCTGA
- a CDS encoding cytochrome c oxidase assembly protein → MALPMGLLVLALVWGGPVWLLLGPSFTGGMVMHMGVVAIAAPLLALGLSGSRWDATQRHPRLFGPLAASVLEFIAVWGWHLPGPHEAARQSLPFLVLEQGSFLATGLLVWLSCLGAGQARQASGIVALLLTSMHMTLLGALLTLAPRPLYDHVACLGLTVQEDQSLGGVVMLLVGGAAYLAGGLALAARLLGPERHGTEDGAAC, encoded by the coding sequence ATGGCCCTGCCCATGGGACTTCTGGTGCTGGCGCTGGTCTGGGGCGGCCCGGTCTGGCTGCTGCTGGGGCCGAGCTTCACCGGCGGCATGGTGATGCATATGGGCGTGGTGGCCATCGCCGCGCCGCTGCTGGCCCTCGGGCTCTCAGGCTCCCGCTGGGATGCCACGCAGCGGCATCCGCGCCTGTTCGGGCCGCTGGCGGCCTCGGTGCTGGAATTCATCGCCGTTTGGGGCTGGCACCTGCCGGGGCCGCATGAGGCGGCACGGCAAAGCCTGCCCTTCCTGGTGCTGGAACAGGGCAGCTTCCTGGCGACGGGGCTGCTGGTCTGGCTCTCCTGCCTCGGGGCGGGGCAGGCGCGGCAGGCCAGCGGCATCGTGGCGCTGCTGCTGACCTCCATGCACATGACCCTGCTGGGCGCGCTGCTGACCCTGGCCCCGCGCCCGCTGTACGACCACGTGGCCTGCCTGGGCCTGACGGTGCAGGAGGACCAGAGCCTGGGCGGGGTGGTGATGCTGCTGGTGGGCGGCGCCGCCTACCTGGCCGGCGGGCTGGCCCTGGCCGCCCGCCTGCTGGGCCCCGAGCGGCATGGCACGGAGGATGGCGCGGCATGCTGA
- the ctaD gene encoding cytochrome c oxidase subunit I, which produces MSRKDEETLRREQEERLKRVWLSPPGWRYWSAVNNTEVGRWYTLTSFGFFLFAGVLALLVRTQLALPENSFVSASLYNQLFTLHGTAMMFLFAVPIFEAVAILLLPTMLAARDLPFPRLSAFGYWCFLIGGVFVCGSIFFNAAPDAGWFMYPPLTTDPKLSGIGADIWLLGLSFIEVASIAAAVELIVGVLKCRPPGMRINTMPLYCWYVLIVGGMILFAFPPLIAGDILFELERLAGWPFFDPARGGDPLLWQHLFWIFGHPEVYIVFLPSIALMAMLVPTFARRPIIGYSWIVLAAVGTGFLSFGLWVHHMFTTGLPAISLGFFSAASEAVVIPTGVQIFVFIATMLAGRVVFSTPMLFAAGSLAVFVIGGLTGVMVAIAPFDWQAHDTYFVVAHLHYVLIGGMLMPLIAGAYYYVPLVTGKKLSDRLGRWVFWLMFAGFNIGFMPMHFTGMRGMPRRVFTYPADIGWNWLNLASTLGAFIFAAGVALFAWDLLFGLRRRQQAPRNPWNAGTLEWLNALPGPEYGVRSVPEVASRYPLWDQPDLPREVDEGRWYLADAEEGKRETMVTSVLDSRPIQCLRVPGNSFMPMISAVLIGGSFIATTFHLYWSALAVGLAGIFSIMVWLWRGTALIPEKAAKDVGHGLFLPLYVSGPQSVGWWAMFITMFGDMTAFASLVFSYFYYWTIHDPFPPLGPDGVAQGPGLLWPALAFLLLALAWGAMLWARARNTAGSAAGLRLGLLLAALAGLGSGGAMLWAPWQAGLDPQAHVYPAAVWVLLGWAALHLAVGVLMQSYCMARSLAGKLTTRWDIDIQNVVLYWHFAAITGAVTLAVVTLFPLLA; this is translated from the coding sequence ATGAGCCGTAAGGATGAGGAAACCCTGCGCCGGGAGCAGGAAGAGCGGCTGAAGCGGGTCTGGCTCTCGCCGCCGGGCTGGCGCTACTGGTCGGCGGTCAACAATACCGAGGTCGGGCGCTGGTACACCCTCACCTCCTTCGGCTTCTTCCTCTTCGCCGGCGTCCTGGCGCTTCTGGTCCGCACGCAGCTGGCGCTGCCGGAGAACAGCTTCGTCTCGGCCTCGCTCTACAACCAGCTCTTCACGCTGCACGGCACGGCGATGATGTTCCTCTTCGCCGTGCCGATCTTCGAGGCGGTGGCCATCCTGCTGCTGCCCACCATGCTGGCGGCGCGCGACCTGCCCTTCCCGCGGCTCTCGGCCTTCGGCTACTGGTGCTTCCTGATCGGCGGCGTCTTCGTCTGCGGCTCGATCTTCTTCAACGCGGCGCCGGATGCCGGCTGGTTCATGTATCCGCCGCTCACCACCGACCCGAAGCTCTCGGGCATCGGCGCGGATATCTGGCTGCTCGGCCTCTCCTTCATCGAGGTCGCCTCGATCGCCGCGGCGGTGGAGCTGATCGTCGGCGTGCTGAAATGCCGGCCGCCGGGCATGCGCATCAACACCATGCCGCTCTATTGCTGGTATGTGCTGATCGTCGGCGGAATGATCCTCTTCGCCTTCCCGCCGCTGATCGCCGGGGACATCCTCTTCGAGCTGGAGCGGCTGGCGGGCTGGCCCTTCTTCGACCCCGCGCGCGGCGGCGACCCGCTGCTCTGGCAGCACCTCTTCTGGATCTTCGGGCACCCGGAGGTCTACATCGTCTTCCTCCCCTCCATCGCGCTGATGGCCATGCTGGTGCCGACCTTCGCCCGGCGCCCGATCATCGGCTATTCCTGGATCGTGCTGGCCGCCGTGGGCACGGGCTTCCTCAGCTTCGGGCTGTGGGTCCACCACATGTTCACCACCGGCCTGCCCGCCATCTCGCTCGGCTTCTTCTCGGCGGCCTCGGAAGCCGTGGTCATCCCGACGGGCGTGCAGATCTTCGTCTTCATCGCCACCATGCTGGCGGGGCGGGTGGTCTTCTCCACGCCCATGCTCTTCGCCGCGGGCTCTCTGGCCGTCTTCGTCATCGGCGGGCTGACGGGCGTGATGGTGGCCATCGCGCCCTTCGACTGGCAGGCGCATGACACCTATTTCGTGGTGGCGCATCTGCACTACGTGCTGATCGGTGGCATGCTGATGCCGCTGATCGCCGGGGCCTACTACTACGTGCCGCTGGTGACGGGAAAGAAGCTCTCCGACCGTCTCGGGCGCTGGGTCTTCTGGCTGATGTTCGCCGGCTTCAACATCGGCTTCATGCCCATGCATTTCACGGGCATGCGCGGCATGCCGCGCCGCGTCTTCACCTACCCCGCCGATATCGGCTGGAACTGGCTGAACCTGGCCTCCACCCTCGGCGCCTTCATCTTCGCTGCCGGCGTCGCGCTCTTCGCCTGGGATCTGCTCTTCGGCCTGCGCCGGCGGCAGCAGGCGCCGCGCAACCCCTGGAACGCCGGCACGCTGGAATGGCTGAACGCCCTGCCCGGCCCCGAATACGGCGTACGCAGCGTGCCGGAGGTCGCCTCCCGCTATCCGCTCTGGGACCAGCCTGACCTGCCGCGCGAGGTGGATGAAGGCCGCTGGTACCTGGCCGATGCCGAGGAAGGCAAGCGCGAGACCATGGTGACCTCGGTGCTGGACAGCCGCCCCATCCAGTGCCTGCGCGTCCCGGGCAACAGCTTCATGCCGATGATCAGCGCGGTGCTGATCGGCGGCAGTTTCATCGCCACCACCTTCCATCTCTACTGGTCCGCGCTGGCGGTGGGGCTGGCGGGCATCTTCTCCATCATGGTCTGGCTCTGGCGGGGCACCGCCCTGATCCCGGAGAAGGCGGCGAAGGATGTGGGCCACGGCCTCTTCCTGCCGCTCTATGTCTCAGGCCCGCAGTCCGTCGGCTGGTGGGCGATGTTCATCACCATGTTCGGCGACATGACGGCCTTCGCCAGCCTGGTCTTCAGCTACTTCTACTACTGGACCATCCACGACCCCTTCCCGCCCCTGGGGCCGGACGGGGTGGCGCAGGGGCCGGGGCTGCTCTGGCCGGCCCTGGCCTTCCTGCTGCTGGCGCTGGCCTGGGGCGCCATGCTCTGGGCGAGGGCGCGAAACACGGCCGGCAGCGCAGCGGGGCTGCGCCTCGGGCTCCTGCTGGCGGCCCTGGCGGGGCTGGGCAGCGGCGGCGCCATGCTCTGGGCTCCCTGGCAGGCCGGGCTGGACCCGCAGGCGCATGTCTATCCCGCCGCCGTCTGGGTCCTGCTGGGCTGGGCGGCGCTGCATCTGGCGGTGGGCGTGCTGATGCAGTCCTACTGCATGGCCCGCAGCCTGGCGGGCAAGCTGACGACGCGCTGGGACATCGATATCCAGAATGTCGTGCTCTACTGGCATTTCGCCGCCATCACCGGCGCCGTCACGCTGGCCGTCGTCACCCTCTTCCCCCTGCTGGCCTGA
- a CDS encoding DUF423 domain-containing protein has protein sequence MARLWLVLGALSGGVAVGLSAWAAHGLAPEQAALAASALTMQGWHALALLAVGLLAERRGGWAVHLAGGGFVLGALCFCGAVWWRALTGGSLGGVAPFGGTLLMLAWLMLALAAGRRA, from the coding sequence ATGGCGCGTCTGTGGCTGGTTCTGGGGGCGCTCTCGGGCGGCGTGGCGGTCGGGCTCTCGGCCTGGGCGGCACATGGGCTGGCGCCCGAGCAGGCGGCGCTGGCGGCCAGTGCGCTGACCATGCAGGGCTGGCACGCCCTGGCCCTGCTGGCGGTCGGCCTGCTGGCGGAGCGGCGCGGGGGCTGGGCGGTGCATCTGGCCGGCGGCGGTTTCGTCCTGGGCGCGCTCTGCTTCTGCGGCGCGGTATGGTGGCGGGCGCTGACCGGCGGCTCGCTGGGTGGCGTGGCGCCTTTCGGGGGAACCCTACTGATGCTGGCCTGGCTGATGCTGGCTCTGGCAGCGGGGCGCCGGGCATGA
- a CDS encoding DUF983 domain-containing protein — protein sequence MAEDTEHRLPPGETPFSLGIRGRCPRCGQGHIFAGFLRLAKRCEVCGLDMSFADPADGPAFFVMSIVAVPVTIFAIWLELGYEPPFWVHLLTTFPLLIVSSMLLLRPFKGWLVCSQYINKAEEGRFGTRTPEA from the coding sequence ATGGCCGAAGACACCGAGCACCGACTGCCGCCAGGAGAGACCCCGTTCAGCCTGGGCATCCGCGGCCGCTGCCCCCGCTGCGGGCAGGGGCATATCTTCGCCGGCTTCCTGCGCCTGGCGAAGCGCTGCGAGGTCTGCGGGCTGGACATGTCCTTCGCCGACCCCGCCGACGGGCCGGCCTTCTTCGTCATGTCGATCGTGGCGGTGCCCGTGACGATCTTCGCCATCTGGCTGGAGCTGGGATATGAGCCGCCCTTCTGGGTGCATCTGCTGACCACCTTTCCGCTGCTGATCGTCAGCTCGATGCTGCTGTTGCGGCCCTTCAAGGGCTGGCTGGTCTGCTCGCAATACATCAACAAGGCCGAGGAAGGGCGCTTCGGCACGCGCACCCCGGAAGCCTGA
- the coxB gene encoding cytochrome c oxidase subunit II has protein sequence MLPLLLAGCSGRQSALDPSGYEAEAVARLFWWMTAAGGVIWLLVVGLALYATQRGGRPWPARRAARLILACGAVLPTLLLAVLLVFGLRMMPELRAPGEGLRIAVQGEQFWWRLRYELPDGRRFDTANDVRLPLGSRTEFLLTAQDVIHSFWIPALGGKMDLIPGTTNRLVLEPRRTGRFRGVCAEFCGASHALMAFDVEVMEPVDFEAWAARQASAATPPMNDGAALFLARGCGACHTVRGTEASGRIGPDLTHLGARPSIAAGILPNTAENIDRFIRHAREVKPAARMPSFDMLPAAESAAIAAWLGSLR, from the coding sequence TTGCTTCCGCTGCTGCTGGCGGGCTGCAGCGGCCGGCAGTCGGCGCTCGATCCGTCGGGGTATGAAGCCGAGGCCGTGGCACGGCTCTTCTGGTGGATGACGGCGGCCGGCGGGGTGATCTGGCTGCTGGTGGTCGGGCTCGCGCTCTATGCCACGCAGCGCGGCGGCCGGCCCTGGCCCGCCCGGCGCGCGGCACGGCTGATCCTGGCCTGCGGCGCCGTGCTGCCGACGCTGCTGCTGGCGGTGCTGCTTGTCTTCGGCCTGCGCATGATGCCGGAGCTGCGCGCCCCGGGCGAGGGACTGCGGATCGCCGTGCAGGGCGAGCAGTTCTGGTGGCGGCTGCGCTACGAGCTGCCGGACGGCCGGCGCTTCGACACTGCCAACGATGTCCGCCTGCCGCTGGGCAGCCGCACCGAATTCCTGCTGACGGCGCAGGATGTCATCCATTCCTTCTGGATCCCGGCGCTGGGCGGCAAGATGGACCTCATCCCCGGCACGACCAACCGCCTGGTGCTGGAACCCCGGCGCACCGGCCGCTTCCGGGGCGTCTGCGCCGAATTCTGCGGCGCCTCCCACGCGCTGATGGCCTTCGATGTCGAAGTGATGGAGCCGGTTGATTTCGAGGCCTGGGCGGCGCGCCAGGCCAGTGCCGCCACTCCGCCGATGAATGACGGCGCGGCGCTCTTCCTCGCGCGCGGCTGCGGCGCCTGCCACACCGTGCGCGGCACGGAGGCCTCCGGGCGCATCGGGCCGGACCTGACGCATCTGGGCGCGCGGCCCAGCATCGCCGCCGGCATCCTGCCGAACACGGCGGAGAATATCGACCGTTTCATCCGCCATGCACGCGAGGTGAAGCCCGCCGCGCGCATGCCCTCCTTCGATATGCTGCCGGCGGCGGAAAGCGCCGCCATTGCGGCCTGGCTGGGATCGCTGCGATGA
- a CDS encoding c-type cytochrome, with product MLIRVTWRRAALTLAVLILGGLLFAWSGLFNVAASGGHWAVTNWFLHWVMRSSVRTHSLLVEPPPPLHDVALKARAAGHYASGCAPCHGAPGEPQNPVVRRSTPTPPQFPAELGEWRPRELFRIVQHGVRYTGMPAWIVPERHDEIWAMVAFLEALPVMPPEEYRRLAHGEQAEARPRGGSAGLDGLSNPSAQALADCTRCHGSDGLGRDGDAFPVIAGQSEAYLLQALRAYADGTRHSGIMQAAAARAGGEALQALAAHYAAQPRHAVPQSFGPALLAEGETIARQGLPDSQVPACLSCHGSAALARNPAWPRLEGQHAGYLEGQLAQWRDGTRGGGPFRKVMRTIAQRLTPGQARAVSAWFAAQGEAGQGR from the coding sequence ATGCTGATCCGTGTCACCTGGCGCCGCGCTGCCCTGACTTTGGCGGTGCTCATCCTGGGTGGGCTGCTCTTCGCTTGGTCCGGGCTGTTCAATGTCGCGGCCTCCGGCGGGCACTGGGCCGTCACCAACTGGTTCCTGCACTGGGTGATGCGGAGTTCCGTCCGTACCCATTCCCTGCTGGTGGAGCCGCCGCCGCCCCTGCACGATGTGGCGCTGAAGGCGCGGGCCGCCGGGCACTATGCCAGCGGCTGCGCCCCCTGCCACGGCGCGCCCGGAGAGCCGCAGAACCCGGTGGTGCGGAGGAGCACGCCCACCCCGCCCCAGTTCCCGGCGGAACTAGGCGAATGGCGCCCGCGGGAGCTGTTCCGCATCGTCCAGCATGGCGTGCGCTATACCGGCATGCCCGCCTGGATCGTGCCGGAGCGGCATGACGAGATCTGGGCCATGGTCGCCTTCCTGGAAGCATTGCCCGTCATGCCGCCGGAGGAATACCGGCGCCTGGCCCATGGCGAGCAGGCGGAGGCGCGGCCGCGGGGCGGCAGCGCCGGGCTGGATGGCCTCTCCAACCCCTCCGCACAGGCCCTGGCCGACTGCACCCGCTGCCATGGCAGCGACGGGCTGGGGCGGGATGGCGACGCCTTCCCCGTCATCGCCGGGCAGAGCGAGGCCTATCTGCTGCAGGCCCTGCGTGCCTATGCCGACGGGACGCGCCACAGCGGCATCATGCAGGCCGCCGCCGCCCGTGCCGGGGGCGAGGCCTTGCAGGCGCTGGCCGCGCATTACGCCGCCCAGCCGCGCCACGCGGTGCCGCAGAGCTTCGGGCCCGCCCTGCTGGCCGAGGGCGAGACGATCGCGCGGCAGGGCCTGCCGGATAGCCAGGTGCCGGCCTGCCTCTCCTGCCATGGCAGCGCCGCCCTGGCGCGCAACCCGGCCTGGCCGCGCCTGGAAGGCCAGCATGCCGGCTACCTGGAAGGTCAGCTGGCCCAGTGGCGGGACGGCACGCGCGGCGGCGGTCCCTTCCGGAAGGTCATGCGGACCATCGCCCAGCGGCTGACGCCCGGGCAGGCGCGGGCGGTCTCCGCCTGGTTCGCGGCGCAGGGAGAGGCCGGCCAGGGCCGCTGA
- a CDS encoding SAM-dependent methyltransferase, with amino-acid sequence MTPRSAYLAAEGFERELEEELRRAGVAIAAWHGLLALSEAPPVPAAWALDVWTDPREMPVASIKSAATALRGIQRNWSLYAAAFHRRAALIEAALPPVKARPLHFPEAAPTGHLGAWTLLAPDMMLASPTKTSPFVNGAVRFEEDREGPPSRAYLKLWEALTRIGRWPGPGETVLDLGAAPGGWTWALAQLGCEVVAVDKAQMDPGVAALPNVTIRTESAFGLEPEKQPAVDWLFSDIICYPARLLGLVQRWMEAGRARNFVCTLKFQGETDHDTAAAFAAIPGAQVFHGAHNKHELMFCLLRDDPAA; translated from the coding sequence ATGACGCCGCGCAGCGCCTATCTCGCCGCCGAGGGTTTCGAGCGGGAACTGGAAGAAGAACTGCGCCGCGCCGGCGTCGCCATCGCCGCCTGGCACGGGCTGCTGGCGCTGTCGGAGGCGCCGCCGGTGCCCGCCGCCTGGGCGCTGGATGTCTGGACCGACCCGCGCGAGATGCCGGTGGCGTCCATCAAATCCGCCGCCACGGCGCTGCGGGGCATCCAGCGCAACTGGTCGCTCTACGCCGCAGCCTTCCACCGCCGCGCCGCGCTGATCGAGGCGGCGCTGCCGCCGGTCAAGGCGCGCCCGCTGCATTTCCCGGAAGCGGCGCCCACCGGCCATCTGGGCGCCTGGACGCTGCTGGCGCCCGACATGATGCTGGCCAGCCCCACCAAGACCAGTCCCTTCGTCAATGGTGCCGTGCGCTTCGAGGAAGACCGCGAGGGCCCGCCCTCCCGCGCCTATCTGAAGCTGTGGGAGGCGCTGACGCGCATCGGGCGCTGGCCGGGGCCGGGCGAGACGGTGCTGGACCTCGGCGCCGCGCCGGGGGGCTGGACCTGGGCGCTGGCGCAGCTGGGCTGCGAGGTGGTGGCGGTGGACAAGGCGCAGATGGACCCCGGCGTGGCCGCGCTGCCCAATGTCACCATCCGCACCGAAAGCGCCTTCGGGCTGGAGCCGGAGAAGCAGCCGGCGGTGGATTGGCTGTTCAGCGACATCATCTGCTATCCGGCCCGGCTGCTGGGGCTGGTGCAGCGCTGGATGGAGGCGGGGCGGGCGCGCAATTTCGTCTGCACCCTGAAGTTCCAGGGTGAGACCGACCACGATACCGCCGCCGCCTTCGCGGCGATCCCGGGCGCGCAGGTCTTCCACGGCGCGCATAACAAGCACGAGCTGATGTTCTGCCTGCTGCGCGACGACCCCGCCGCATAG
- a CDS encoding NADP-dependent malic enzyme: protein MDDARSTDTRTARITAEEALALHAEGKPGKLEIRLTKPLTTARDLSLAYSPGVAEPCLHIHRDPALAYDYTAKGNMVAVISNGTAVLGLGNLGALAGKPVMEGKAALFKRFADVDSIDLCIDTEDVDAFVNSVRYLGPSFGGINLEDIKAPECFVIEQRLRELMDIPVFHDDQHGTAIVAAAGLINACHLTGRELRDTRLVINGAGSAAIACAELVKAMGIRPENILMCDTKGVLWRGRTEGMNQWKSAHAVTTDRRTLAQALEGADAFFGLSVKGAVTPAMVASMAKNPIIFAMANPDPEITPDEARAVRPDVIVATGRSDYPNQVNNVLGFPFIFRGALDVRASTINETMKIAAAEALAMLAREDVPEEVAGAGGGTGLRFGPEYIIPHAFDPRLISHVSPAVAKAAMESGVARKPILDLQRYARGLAARLDVGMAALEAVTERVRANPQKVVFAEGEEEKVIRAAIAFRNAGYGTPVLVGREERVRETVAALGIPLPDGIEIHNARLSGSNLRYAEWLYARQQRSGLLFRDCQRLVNQDRNVFAACMVAMGDADAMVSGVTRSFSVTLEGVNKAVDTIPGRALFGLTVLLSRTAGTTLIADTAIHERPDAETLAQIAKGAAAAARRMGLEPRVAFLSFSTFGAPGGTIVSPVREAVKLLDGRGADFEYDGEMGADVALDPQLRALYPFCRLSGPANVLVMPGLHAAHILTKAVPRLTSATAMGPILVGLEQPVQIASMGASVNQILDMACFAAHGAVMKD from the coding sequence ATGGACGACGCCCGCTCGACGGATACCCGTACTGCCCGCATCACCGCCGAGGAGGCGTTGGCCCTGCATGCCGAGGGAAAACCCGGCAAGCTGGAAATCCGGCTCACGAAGCCACTGACCACAGCACGCGACCTCAGCCTCGCCTATTCGCCAGGCGTCGCCGAGCCCTGCCTGCATATCCATCGCGACCCCGCGCTGGCCTATGACTACACGGCCAAGGGCAACATGGTCGCCGTCATCTCGAACGGCACCGCCGTGCTCGGCCTGGGCAACCTGGGTGCGCTCGCCGGCAAGCCGGTGATGGAGGGCAAGGCCGCGCTCTTCAAGCGCTTCGCCGATGTCGATTCCATCGACCTCTGCATCGACACCGAGGATGTCGATGCCTTCGTCAATTCCGTCCGCTACCTCGGCCCGTCCTTCGGCGGCATCAATCTCGAGGACATCAAGGCGCCGGAATGCTTCGTCATCGAGCAGCGCCTGCGCGAGCTGATGGACATCCCGGTCTTCCACGATGACCAGCACGGCACCGCCATCGTCGCGGCCGCCGGGCTGATCAATGCCTGCCACCTGACGGGGCGGGAGCTGCGGGACACCCGGCTCGTCATCAATGGCGCGGGCTCCGCCGCCATCGCCTGCGCCGAGCTGGTGAAGGCCATGGGCATACGGCCCGAGAACATCCTGATGTGCGACACCAAGGGCGTGCTCTGGCGCGGCCGCACGGAGGGGATGAACCAGTGGAAGTCGGCCCATGCCGTCACCACCGACCGCCGCACGCTCGCCCAGGCGCTGGAAGGTGCCGACGCGTTCTTCGGCCTCTCCGTGAAGGGCGCGGTCACGCCCGCCATGGTGGCCAGCATGGCGAAGAACCCGATCATCTTCGCCATGGCCAATCCGGACCCCGAGATCACGCCGGACGAGGCGCGCGCGGTGCGGCCCGACGTCATCGTGGCCACCGGCCGCTCCGACTATCCCAACCAGGTCAACAATGTCCTGGGCTTCCCCTTCATCTTCCGCGGCGCGCTGGACGTGCGCGCCAGCACCATCAACGAGACCATGAAGATCGCCGCCGCCGAGGCGCTGGCGATGCTGGCGCGCGAGGATGTGCCGGAGGAAGTGGCGGGCGCCGGCGGCGGTACGGGCCTGCGCTTCGGCCCCGAGTACATCATCCCGCATGCCTTTGACCCGCGCCTGATCTCCCATGTCTCCCCCGCGGTCGCGAAGGCCGCGATGGAGAGCGGCGTCGCCCGCAAGCCCATCCTGGACCTGCAGCGCTACGCGCGCGGCCTGGCGGCGCGGCTGGATGTCGGCATGGCGGCGCTGGAAGCCGTGACGGAGCGCGTGCGCGCCAATCCGCAGAAGGTCGTCTTCGCCGAGGGCGAGGAGGAGAAGGTGATCCGTGCCGCCATCGCCTTCCGCAATGCCGGCTATGGCACGCCGGTGCTGGTGGGACGCGAGGAGAGGGTCAGGGAAACCGTCGCGGCCCTCGGCATCCCGCTGCCGGATGGAATCGAGATCCACAATGCCCGGCTGTCCGGCAGCAACCTGCGCTATGCCGAATGGCTCTATGCGCGGCAGCAGCGCAGCGGGCTGCTCTTCCGCGACTGCCAGCGGCTGGTCAACCAGGACCGCAATGTCTTCGCCGCCTGCATGGTGGCGATGGGCGACGCGGATGCCATGGTCAGCGGCGTCACCCGCTCCTTCAGCGTCACGCTGGAAGGCGTGAACAAGGCGGTGGACACCATCCCCGGGCGGGCGCTGTTCGGCCTGACGGTGCTGCTGAGCCGCACCGCCGGCACCACGCTGATCGCCGACACCGCCATCCATGAGCGGCCGGATGCCGAGACCCTGGCGCAGATCGCCAAGGGTGCCGCCGCCGCCGCCCGCCGGATGGGGCTGGAGCCGCGCGTGGCCTTCCTCTCCTTCTCCACTTTCGGCGCGCCCGGCGGCACCATTGTCAGCCCGGTGCGGGAGGCGGTGAAGCTGCTGGACGGCCGCGGTGCGGACTTCGAGTATGATGGCGAGATGGGCGCCGATGTGGCGCTGGACCCGCAGCTGCGCGCCCTCTACCCCTTCTGCCGCCTCAGCGGCCCGGCCAATGTGCTGGTGATGCCGGGGCTGCATGCCGCTCATATCCTGACCAAGGCCGTGCCGCGCCTGACCAGCGCGACCGCCATGGGCCCGATCCTGGTCGGGCTTGAGCAGCCGGTGCAGATCGCCAGCATGGGCGCCAGCGTGAACCAGATCCTGGACATGGCCTGCTTCGCCGCGCATGGCGCGGTGATGAAGGACTGA